Proteins encoded within one genomic window of Polaribacter sp. NJDZ03:
- a CDS encoding geranylgeranylglycerol-phosphate geranylgeranyltransferase, translating into MLSFKVKKSIFKLLSLVSVIRGYNILVLVLAQYLAAIFVFSPKKSLRNIIFDVDLLYIVLASVCVVASGYIINNFYDAKVDRINRPLKAGLDNYVKQSTKLKLYFTLNFLGFIFGCLISVKAALFFAIYIFAIWFYSHKLKKYPFTGLVSATVLTILPFFAVFVYFQNFSKIIFVHAIFLFLVLMVRELLKDLQSMKGAIVNNYETFPVFYGEVRTKQLSIFLLILTLFPIVALFSYPALSYMRYYFYFALFVLVFLGFYLWNSSETKHYILMHNVLKILLLIGVFSLMFIKPELIVEKVIDRLN; encoded by the coding sequence ATGCTTAGTTTTAAAGTCAAAAAATCTATTTTTAAACTTTTAAGCTTGGTTTCTGTTATCAGGGGTTATAATATTCTTGTTTTAGTTTTAGCACAATACTTAGCAGCTATTTTTGTTTTTTCGCCTAAAAAATCCCTTAGAAATATTATTTTTGATGTTGACTTGTTATACATTGTACTCGCAAGTGTATGTGTTGTGGCGTCTGGTTATATTATTAATAATTTTTATGATGCAAAGGTAGACCGCATTAACCGTCCTTTAAAAGCGGGTTTAGATAATTATGTAAAGCAGTCTACTAAATTAAAGCTTTATTTTACTTTAAATTTTTTAGGTTTTATTTTTGGTTGCCTAATATCTGTTAAAGCAGCGTTGTTTTTTGCTATTTATATTTTTGCTATTTGGTTTTATTCTCACAAGCTAAAAAAGTATCCTTTTACAGGTTTAGTTTCTGCCACTGTGCTTACCATACTTCCCTTCTTTGCCGTGTTTGTGTATTTTCAGAACTTTTCTAAAATCATTTTTGTACATGCAATTTTCTTGTTTTTAGTACTTATGGTAAGGGAATTGCTAAAGGATTTACAAAGTATGAAAGGGGCAATAGTAAATAATTATGAGACATTTCCTGTATTTTATGGAGAAGTAAGAACAAAACAATTATCAATATTCTTATTAATTTTAACACTATTTCCTATTGTAGCTTTGTTTAGTTATCCTGCTTTAAGCTACATGAGATATTATTTTTACTTTGCTTTATTTGTTCTTGTTTTTCTAGGCTTTTATTTATGGAATTCTTCCGAAACGAAACATTATATATTAATGCATAATGTTTTGAAAATCTTACTTTTAATAGGAGTTTTCTCTTTAATGTTTATAAAGCCTGAACTAATTGTAGAAAAAGTAATAGACCGATTGAATTAA
- a CDS encoding mevalonate kinase, protein MKGPLFYAKILLFGEYGIIKDSKGLAIPFNAYRGALKTSSNLSGNRKVSNENLERLCNHLSALKTDLVSFNLKDLKADIANGMYFDSSIPQGYGVGSSGALVASIYDKYAEDKITVLENLTREKLLKLKQIFSLMESFFHGKSSGLDPLNSYLSLPILINSKDNIEPAGIPSQKQGKGAVFLLDSEQIGETEPMVNIFMNKMKNEGFRKMISEEFATTTDACIEDFLGGNVKSLFGNVKSLSKIVLKNFKPMIPDAFHKVWENGIKTNDYYLKLCGSGGGGYILGFTEDYEKAQNSLKDYKLELVYRF, encoded by the coding sequence ATGAAAGGACCATTATTTTATGCTAAAATCTTACTCTTCGGAGAATATGGAATCATTAAAGATTCTAAAGGTTTAGCAATTCCGTTTAATGCCTATAGAGGAGCGTTAAAAACGTCATCAAATTTATCTGGAAATCGTAAGGTCTCAAATGAAAATTTAGAACGTCTTTGCAATCATTTATCTGCTTTAAAAACAGATTTAGTTTCTTTTAATTTAAAAGATTTAAAAGCTGATATAGCTAACGGAATGTACTTTGATTCTTCTATACCACAGGGTTATGGAGTTGGTAGTTCTGGTGCTTTAGTAGCTTCTATTTATGATAAATATGCAGAAGATAAAATAACGGTTTTAGAAAACTTAACAAGAGAAAAGTTGTTAAAGTTAAAACAGATCTTTTCTTTAATGGAATCTTTTTTTCATGGTAAAAGTTCTGGTTTAGATCCTTTAAATAGTTACCTAAGCTTGCCTATTTTAATCAACTCTAAAGATAATATAGAGCCAGCAGGTATTCCTTCTCAAAAACAAGGAAAAGGAGCTGTTTTCTTATTAGATTCTGAGCAAATAGGAGAAACAGAGCCTATGGTGAACATCTTTATGAATAAGATGAAAAACGAAGGTTTTAGAAAAATGATAAGTGAAGAATTTGCAACAACAACAGATGCGTGTATTGAAGATTTTTTAGGAGGAAACGTAAAATCATTGTTTGGGAATGTAAAATCTTTATCTAAAATTGTTTTAAAGAATTTTAAACCGATGATTCCGGATGCTTTTCATAAAGTTTGGGAAAACGGAATTAAAACGAATGATTATTACCTGAAACTTTGTGGTTCTGGTGGTGGTGGTTACATTTTAGGTTTTACGGAAGATTATGAAAAAGCTCAAAATAGCCTTAAAGATTATAAGTTAGAACTGGTTTATAGATTCTAA
- a CDS encoding toxin-antitoxin system YwqK family antitoxin produces the protein MNAFIKLVSIIIFLFTVSISAQKTTWLNGQLKETNQAKSVYYTVNSSNAKEVIYFYKSGKVFRKIGYSKGKYDGAFSEFYESGELRTSGIYVEGLEEGVWKTYYKNGKNQEKGKYTKGEKVGVWKTFYKNF, from the coding sequence ATGAATGCTTTTATAAAGTTAGTATCCATAATAATTTTTCTTTTTACAGTATCTATTTCCGCACAAAAAACCACTTGGTTAAATGGTCAGTTAAAAGAAACAAACCAAGCGAAATCTGTTTATTATACAGTAAATTCTAGTAATGCTAAAGAAGTAATTTATTTTTATAAAAGTGGTAAGGTTTTTAGAAAAATAGGATATTCTAAAGGGAAGTATGATGGAGCTTTTTCTGAGTTTTATGAATCTGGAGAATTAAGAACATCCGGAATCTATGTAGAAGGTTTAGAGGAAGGTGTCTGGAAAACGTATTATAAAAACGGTAAGAATCAAGAAAAAGGAAAATATACTAAAGGGGAAAAAGTTGGTGTCTGGAAAACTTTTTACAAGAATTTTTAA
- a CDS encoding diphosphomevalonate/mevalonate 3,5-bisphosphate decarboxylase family protein: protein MDTAQFISKSNNNSVEKASFTWQTPSNIALVKYWGKSNPQIPKNASISFTLNNCHTITTIDFEKKRNSDENLKQVQIDKKVDFDLFFEGKQKDAFKPKIAEFFTRIQEYCPYIFDYKMTINSENSFPHSSGIASSASGLSAIAMCLMSLESELNPDLSAEEINKKASFLARLGSGSASRSIEGPMVVWGNHPEIAGSSDLYGVQFPYKLHSVFENYQDAILLVDKGEKQVSSTVGHNLMHEHPYAESRFTQANDNLGKMSEILQNGDIKAFVNLVESEALTLHAMMMTSNPYFILMKPNTLEIINKIWEYRNENDSNICFTLDAGANVHVLYPENEKEKVNHFIENVLSIYCQKNHYIYDSVGLGANKM from the coding sequence TTGGATACAGCACAATTTATTTCGAAATCAAATAACAATTCAGTAGAAAAAGCAAGTTTTACCTGGCAAACACCAAGTAATATTGCATTGGTAAAATATTGGGGAAAGAGCAATCCGCAAATTCCAAAAAATGCTTCTATTAGTTTTACGTTAAACAATTGTCATACCATTACTACCATTGATTTTGAGAAAAAGCGTAATTCTGATGAGAATCTGAAACAAGTTCAGATTGACAAGAAGGTAGATTTCGATTTATTTTTTGAAGGAAAACAAAAAGATGCATTCAAACCAAAAATTGCAGAATTCTTTACAAGAATACAAGAATATTGTCCGTATATTTTTGATTATAAAATGACGATTAATTCAGAGAATTCTTTTCCGCATTCTAGCGGAATCGCATCTTCTGCAAGCGGATTAAGTGCCATTGCAATGTGCTTAATGAGTTTAGAGTCTGAGTTAAATCCTGATTTATCAGCAGAAGAAATTAATAAAAAAGCTTCTTTTTTAGCACGTTTAGGATCTGGAAGTGCCAGTAGAAGTATAGAAGGCCCAATGGTTGTTTGGGGAAATCACCCAGAAATAGCAGGTAGTTCAGATTTATATGGTGTGCAATTTCCTTATAAATTACATTCAGTTTTCGAGAATTATCAAGACGCAATTTTATTAGTGGATAAAGGAGAAAAACAAGTTTCTAGTACCGTTGGTCATAATTTAATGCATGAGCATCCGTATGCAGAAAGTCGTTTTACACAAGCCAATGATAATTTAGGTAAAATGTCAGAAATTCTTCAAAACGGAGATATCAAAGCATTTGTTAATTTAGTAGAAAGTGAAGCGTTAACATTGCACGCAATGATGATGACTAGCAATCCATATTTTATTTTGATGAAACCAAATACCTTAGAGATTATCAATAAAATTTGGGAGTACAGAAACGAAAATGATAGTAATATCTGTTTCACATTAGATGCAGGTGCAAATGTGCACGTTTTGTATCCGGAGAATGAAAAAGAAAAAGTAAATCATTTTATAGAAAATGTACTTTCTATATACTGTCAGAAAAATCACTATATTTATGATTCTGTTGGACTTGGCGCTAATAAAATGTAA
- a CDS encoding LytTR family DNA-binding domain-containing protein translates to MNQINCVIVDDEPVARKILETFVAKIPNLTLVKSCKNAMEAFDVSNSHNIDLFFLDINMPDVSGLSLAKSINKKSKIIFTTAYREYAVDGFDLQAVDYLLKPIAFDRFLQAVNKFFETKITIKPSVEVTESVVKNDYIFVRSDRKMVKVIFDEILYVESLSDYIKIYIKDKVLVTRETISNLEVKLPSHQFFRIHRSYIINLNKTDSYTNELVEIEKKAIPISRTYKENVLKKLTENSLK, encoded by the coding sequence ATGAATCAAATTAATTGTGTTATTGTTGATGATGAGCCCGTTGCTAGAAAAATTCTAGAAACTTTTGTAGCTAAAATTCCGAATTTAACTTTAGTAAAAAGCTGTAAAAATGCTATGGAAGCTTTTGATGTTTCTAATTCACATAATATAGATTTATTCTTTTTAGACATTAATATGCCAGATGTTTCTGGTTTGTCTTTGGCAAAATCCATCAACAAAAAATCTAAGATCATATTTACAACGGCATATAGAGAATATGCGGTGGACGGTTTCGATTTGCAAGCGGTAGATTATTTATTAAAACCAATTGCATTCGATCGATTTTTACAAGCAGTAAATAAGTTTTTTGAAACTAAAATTACTATAAAACCTTCGGTTGAGGTTACAGAAAGTGTTGTTAAAAATGACTATATTTTCGTAAGATCAGATCGTAAAATGGTGAAGGTTATTTTTGATGAAATTTTATATGTAGAAAGCTTATCGGATTATATTAAGATTTATATAAAAGACAAGGTTTTAGTAACGAGAGAAACCATTTCTAATTTAGAAGTAAAATTACCTTCGCATCAATTTTTTCGAATTCATAGGTCTTATATCATTAATTTAAACAAAACAGACTCGTACACTAATGAGTTGGTTGAAATTGAGAAAAAAGCCATTCCTATTAGTAGAACCTACAAAGAAAATGTACTTAAAAAGTTAACTGAAAATTCTTTGAAATAG
- a CDS encoding sensor histidine kinase translates to MQKELILVLKKIPIHFLCWMLVWFFFKSFFSVGSSNKAFLFWFSSLLSIVTLITAYVFVYDLIPKYLLKKQYKKFVLYTIYSGVFVATTILMIEVVGFVFYFNLEFQKMPALTTNPAVILICVFFIVVLAGGLKILKHSYKSLDEKKTLENKFLQTKLELKEQELKFLKMQIHPHFLFNSLNTIYGFAIAKADEAPEMILKLSNLLDYILYQVEKPKVLLVEEVNHLEDYIALEKMRFHDTLKVSFKKENINEEVQIPPMLLIPFVENSFKHGFAANGILKVDIHLKIDANYLFFEIENSSKEKEDISAGIGLENIKKRLEMLYPKKHQLEIIAKKDAFKVSLKIEF, encoded by the coding sequence ATGCAAAAAGAACTGATTTTAGTCTTAAAAAAAATACCAATACATTTTTTATGTTGGATGCTTGTTTGGTTTTTCTTCAAAAGTTTTTTTAGTGTAGGTTCATCAAACAAAGCTTTTTTATTTTGGTTTTCTTCTCTTTTAAGTATTGTAACATTAATTACTGCGTATGTTTTTGTATATGATTTAATTCCTAAATATTTATTAAAAAAACAATATAAGAAATTTGTTCTTTATACTATTTATTCAGGTGTTTTTGTTGCTACAACTATTTTAATGATAGAAGTAGTTGGGTTTGTGTTTTATTTTAATTTAGAATTTCAAAAAATGCCAGCATTGACTACAAATCCTGCTGTAATCTTGATTTGTGTTTTTTTTATAGTTGTTTTGGCAGGCGGTTTAAAAATATTAAAACACAGTTATAAATCGTTAGATGAAAAGAAAACTTTAGAAAACAAATTTTTACAAACTAAGTTAGAGTTAAAAGAGCAAGAATTAAAGTTTTTAAAGATGCAAATTCATCCGCATTTTTTGTTTAATTCTTTAAATACAATTTATGGTTTTGCAATCGCTAAAGCGGATGAAGCTCCAGAAATGATTTTAAAATTATCTAATTTACTAGATTATATTTTATATCAAGTAGAAAAGCCAAAAGTATTATTAGTAGAAGAAGTAAATCATTTAGAAGATTATATTGCATTAGAGAAAATGCGTTTTCACGATACTTTAAAAGTGAGTTTTAAAAAGGAAAATATAAATGAAGAAGTACAAATTCCACCGATGTTATTAATTCCGTTTGTAGAAAATAGTTTTAAACATGGTTTTGCTGCTAACGGAATTTTAAAAGTTGATATTCATCTTAAAATAGATGCTAATTATTTGTTTTTTGAAATAGAAAACTCATCCAAAGAAAAAGAAGATATAAGTGCAGGAATTGGTTTAGAGAATATTAAAAAAAGACTAGAAATGTTATATCCGAAGAAACATCAACTAGAAATTATAGCTAAAAAAGATGCATTCAAAGTGTCTTTAAAAATTGAATTTTAA
- a CDS encoding thiamine diphosphokinase produces MKKGTVFLLLNGEPPKTLPDLDEYEIICATDGAYQFLKEQNTTPHFISGDFDSLENLPKDIEVIHTPNQDFTDFDKILQILFDKGYKNIDVYGASGKEQDHFLGNLHTAIQWKNKLNLTFFDNHSHYFLADKSTSISNCIDKTVSLVPFPKAEKITTKGLQYPLKSEDLTFGERIGTRNKAIQDNIKITFENGELFIFINH; encoded by the coding sequence ATGAAAAAAGGAACTGTCTTTCTATTGTTAAACGGAGAACCGCCAAAAACACTCCCTGATTTAGACGAATATGAAATTATTTGTGCTACAGATGGCGCGTATCAGTTTTTAAAAGAACAAAATACTACACCTCATTTTATTAGTGGCGATTTTGACTCTCTAGAAAATTTACCAAAAGATATTGAGGTAATTCATACTCCGAATCAAGATTTTACAGATTTTGATAAAATATTACAAATTCTATTTGATAAAGGTTATAAAAATATTGATGTTTACGGAGCAAGCGGAAAAGAACAAGATCATTTTTTAGGAAATTTACACACGGCAATTCAATGGAAAAACAAATTAAACCTTACCTTTTTTGATAATCATAGTCATTATTTTTTAGCTGATAAAAGCACATCAATTTCTAATTGTATAGATAAAACAGTCTCTTTAGTTCCTTTTCCAAAGGCAGAGAAAATAACAACAAAAGGTTTACAATACCCTTTAAAAAGTGAAGATTTAACTTTTGGCGAACGAATTGGCACAAGAAATAAGGCCATTCAAGATAATATAAAAATTACTTTTGAAAATGGCGAGTTATTCATTTTCATCAACCATTAA
- a CDS encoding TM2 domain-containing protein, with protein MNKHLLQSQIKSSGTAYLLFLFVFGTHYAYLGKWGIQLLFWFTFGGLGIWALIDLFTISGKVERHNAEIYRKIDKIEKREREDDQARQLAMISAVKGN; from the coding sequence ATGAATAAACACTTACTTCAATCTCAAATTAAATCAAGCGGAACTGCCTATTTACTTTTCTTATTTGTATTTGGTACACATTACGCTTATCTAGGAAAATGGGGAATTCAATTATTATTCTGGTTTACATTCGGTGGACTTGGAATTTGGGCATTAATAGATCTTTTTACAATTTCTGGAAAAGTTGAAAGACATAACGCCGAGATATATAGAAAAATTGACAAGATAGAAAAGAGAGAAAGGGAAGATGATCAAGCTAGACAATTGGCTATGATTTCAGCTGTTAAAGGAAATTAA